One window from the genome of Blastopirellula retiformator encodes:
- the ectA gene encoding diaminobutyrate acetyltransferase yields MTETSPNAENERESVRLRRPGKQDAQSLWRLVCANETLDTNSCYLYLIQATEFSDSCVVAELNGEIVGFATGFRPPKRPDSLFVWQVLVAPAARGKKLAKRMLSYLVRHGDGVQFVEATITPSNAASRALFASLASQLRASIGYTRCFETTDFGASGHEAEELVRVGPILERE; encoded by the coding sequence ATGACCGAGACTTCCCCCAACGCGGAAAACGAAAGGGAGTCCGTTCGTCTGCGTCGTCCTGGAAAACAGGACGCTCAGTCGTTGTGGCGGCTAGTATGCGCAAACGAAACGCTCGATACGAATTCCTGTTACCTCTATCTCATTCAGGCGACCGAGTTTTCCGACTCCTGCGTCGTTGCTGAACTCAACGGAGAGATCGTCGGTTTTGCGACCGGCTTCCGCCCTCCGAAACGCCCCGATTCGCTGTTCGTCTGGCAAGTTCTGGTTGCGCCTGCGGCGCGCGGAAAAAAGCTGGCGAAGCGAATGTTGTCGTACTTGGTGCGGCATGGTGACGGCGTGCAGTTTGTCGAAGCCACAATTACCCCATCCAATGCAGCGTCGCGAGCATTGTTCGCATCGTTGGCGTCCCAGTTGAGAGCGTCGATCGGATACACGCGATGCTTTGAAACCACGGACTTTGGCGCTTCCGGACACGAAGCCGAAGAATTAGTCCGTGTTGGCCCTATCTTGGAGAGAGAATGA
- a CDS encoding carboxypeptidase-like regulatory domain-containing protein has product MLRQFSTYGGAALLGGLLLLLRYHSAAAEPEPASAEGVVTYQGEPVSHAFVTFKCRGMAESLYGQTDETGHYKLYSRMERDLPIGKYAVTIVKRVTQQVDRGPRDQQWRRGSRQCRRHWRGHHDFHQPRIVDLLPEHYGDGPTSGLIALIEPGKNVFDFTLTDEAPPVSSDVVAHDQIVRLSLN; this is encoded by the coding sequence ATGCTGCGACAATTCTCAACTTACGGCGGCGCGGCCCTTTTGGGGGGACTCCTCCTGCTCCTACGCTACCACTCCGCCGCTGCCGAACCCGAGCCTGCGTCGGCAGAAGGGGTCGTCACCTACCAGGGGGAGCCGGTTTCGCACGCGTTTGTTACGTTCAAGTGCCGCGGAATGGCCGAATCGCTGTATGGGCAAACGGACGAAACTGGGCATTACAAGCTCTACTCGCGGATGGAGCGTGACCTACCGATCGGCAAATACGCGGTAACGATCGTCAAACGGGTCACCCAACAGGTCGACCGAGGTCCGCGCGACCAACAGTGGCGACGCGGATCCCGCCAGTGTCGCCGCCATTGGCGCGGTCATCATGATTTCCATCAGCCGCGAATCGTCGACTTGCTGCCCGAACACTACGGCGATGGGCCGACGTCGGGCCTGATTGCGTTGATCGAGCCTGGCAAGAACGTGTTTGACTTTACGCTGACCGACGAAGCGCCGCCGGTTTCGAGCGATGTCGTCGCGCACGACCAGATCGTGCGACTGTCGCTGAACTAG
- the ehuB gene encoding ectoine/hydroxyectoine ABC transporter substrate-binding protein EhuB — protein MPQAKNQITPLGVCLAILWISVAGWVALRFADPPQPQSALDRIRETGVARVGFANEPPYGYLVSSTGEITGEAPEIAKVILRRLGAKKVEPVLTEFGSLIPGLKAGRFDLTAAGMYVTPERAQEIDFSNPTYAIGEGFIVRAGNPLKLLGYEDVADNPDARIGVMGGSVEHGYAQKLGIPEERIVVFPDYRSAIDGIIANRIDAAAATNLTVNDLLAKANDDRIESAEPFENPVIDGESILGYGAFGFQQHDDELRRAFNEELANFLGTPEHLQLIEPFGFGKSTLPGDVTTAQLIGSDEP, from the coding sequence ATGCCGCAAGCGAAAAATCAGATTACGCCGCTAGGCGTCTGTTTGGCGATTCTCTGGATCTCTGTCGCTGGTTGGGTTGCGCTTCGATTCGCCGATCCTCCCCAACCGCAGTCCGCTTTGGATCGCATTCGCGAAACCGGCGTCGCCCGGGTCGGCTTCGCCAACGAGCCTCCGTACGGTTACCTCGTTTCTTCCACCGGCGAAATCACCGGCGAAGCGCCTGAGATCGCCAAGGTGATCTTGCGCCGTCTGGGCGCCAAAAAGGTAGAGCCGGTGCTGACCGAGTTCGGCTCGCTCATCCCCGGCCTGAAAGCAGGCCGCTTCGACTTGACCGCCGCTGGGATGTACGTCACGCCGGAGCGCGCCCAGGAAATTGACTTCTCCAATCCGACCTATGCGATTGGCGAGGGATTCATCGTCCGCGCCGGCAACCCGCTCAAACTGCTTGGCTACGAAGATGTGGCCGACAACCCGGACGCCCGAATTGGCGTGATGGGGGGCAGCGTCGAACATGGCTACGCCCAGAAGCTAGGAATCCCCGAGGAGCGAATCGTCGTTTTCCCCGACTACCGCAGCGCGATCGACGGCATCATCGCCAATCGGATCGACGCCGCCGCCGCGACCAATCTGACCGTCAACGACCTGTTGGCGAAGGCGAACGACGATCGCATCGAATCGGCCGAACCGTTTGAAAACCCGGTCATCGATGGCGAGTCGATCCTGGGCTACGGCGCCTTTGGCTTTCAGCAACATGACGACGAACTGCGCCGCGCGTTCAACGAGGAACTCGCCAACTTTCTCGGCACGCCCGAGCACTTGCAGCTGATCGAGCCCTTCGGTTTCGGTAAGTCGACGCTGCCCGGCGACGTTACCACCGCTCAACTCATCGGTTCCGACGAACCATAA
- the ehuD gene encoding ectoine/hydroxyectoine ABC transporter permease subunit EhuD → MWDWDFTWQVMPSIMQGLGVTLLAVAGGMTLAILLGLLWAVFRRSSAAWLSWPTYGVVEFIRSTPLLVQLYLVYYTLAELTGGWLSPLWTGIFVLGVHYSCYTAEVYRAGLNGVPRGQWIAAKALNLSTWQTYRHVVLPQAIPPILPALGNYLISMFKDAPLLSAITVLDILERAKIAGSQSFRYQEPLTIVGIIFLALSLASGAGVAWLKRRTSTSQT, encoded by the coding sequence ATGTGGGATTGGGATTTCACCTGGCAGGTCATGCCTTCGATCATGCAAGGTCTCGGCGTTACGCTGTTGGCGGTCGCCGGTGGCATGACATTGGCGATTTTGCTGGGACTGCTCTGGGCGGTGTTTCGTCGTTCGTCGGCCGCCTGGCTGAGTTGGCCGACCTACGGCGTCGTGGAGTTTATTCGAAGTACGCCGCTGCTGGTGCAGCTGTACCTGGTCTATTACACCCTCGCTGAATTGACCGGCGGTTGGCTGTCGCCGCTGTGGACCGGCATCTTTGTGCTGGGCGTTCACTACAGCTGCTACACGGCCGAGGTCTACCGAGCCGGGCTCAATGGCGTTCCTCGCGGACAATGGATCGCCGCCAAGGCGCTCAATCTTTCGACCTGGCAAACCTATCGCCATGTCGTCTTGCCGCAGGCGATCCCGCCAATCTTGCCGGCGCTGGGCAACTACTTGATTTCGATGTTCAAAGACGCGCCGCTGCTGTCGGCGATTACCGTGCTCGACATTCTGGAGCGCGCCAAGATCGCCGGCAGCCAAAGCTTTCGCTACCAAGAGCCGCTGACGATTGTCGGGATTATCTTTCTGGCGCTCAGCCTGGCATCGGGCGCAGGCGTCGCCTGGCTAAAACGCCGGACGTCGACGTCGCAAACTTAA
- the ehuA gene encoding ectoine/hydroxyectoine ABC transporter ATP-binding protein EhuA — MTSAQPIVRVRELTKRYGDLTVLRGLDIDIQAGEKVAIIGPSGSGKSTLLRMLMTLEEPDGGEIWIDGTPMWSYEQNGARVAASETHLRQVREKLGMVFQHFNLFPHMTVQQNITLAPQLVRGENGGAATETAKRLLDMVGLADKANAYPAKLSGGQKQRVAIARAMAMSPQVMLFDEVTSALDPELVHEVLMVLRKLALETDMTMLLVTHEMAFAREIADRVLFFDQGRILESGSPDEIFTSPREARTQQFLHTVLDR, encoded by the coding sequence ATGACTTCTGCTCAACCGATCGTTCGAGTCCGCGAACTGACGAAACGTTACGGCGACCTGACGGTCCTGCGCGGACTGGATATCGATATCCAGGCCGGCGAGAAAGTCGCGATCATCGGCCCCAGCGGTTCCGGCAAATCGACGCTGCTGCGCATGCTGATGACGCTCGAAGAGCCGGACGGCGGCGAGATCTGGATCGATGGCACGCCGATGTGGAGCTACGAACAAAACGGCGCTCGCGTCGCCGCCAGCGAAACGCATCTGCGTCAGGTTCGCGAGAAGCTGGGCATGGTCTTCCAGCACTTCAATCTCTTCCCGCATATGACGGTCCAGCAAAACATCACCCTGGCGCCGCAACTGGTGCGGGGAGAAAACGGCGGCGCCGCGACCGAAACTGCCAAGCGTCTGCTGGACATGGTCGGATTGGCTGACAAGGCGAACGCCTATCCCGCCAAGCTCTCTGGCGGCCAGAAACAACGCGTCGCGATCGCCCGAGCGATGGCGATGTCGCCCCAGGTAATGCTGTTCGACGAGGTTACCTCGGCGCTTGATCCCGAGTTGGTGCATGAGGTGCTGATGGTGCTGCGCAAGTTGGCCCTGGAGACCGACATGACGATGCTACTGGTCACGCACGAGATGGCGTTCGCCCGCGAGATCGCCGATCGGGTACTCTTCTTCGATCAAGGTCGCATCCTGGAGTCAGGTTCGCCCGACGAGATTTTCACCTCGCCGCGAGAAGCGCGGACGCAGCAGTTCCTGCACACCGTTCTCGACCGGTAG
- the ehuC gene encoding ectoine/hydroxyectoine ABC transporter permease subunit EhuC: MPAPFDLLPILLKGLPATLAVTVGGIAVALVSALLAGLGRSSRDPIVRWTSIFYIETFRGVSAIVLLYWFFFALPLLTGLRLPAILAGIVVLGLNIGAYGAEVVRAAIESVPPGQRQAAKALNLSAWQTMRYVVLPQAALAATPPLGNLMIELLKSTALVSMITVVDLTQMGMFLRTETHRSLAIFSMLLLIYFVLSQCIALTVRLVEWRLSHGQDYGGTR, translated from the coding sequence ATGCCTGCTCCGTTTGATTTACTACCGATCTTGTTAAAAGGCTTGCCTGCTACGCTGGCCGTCACGGTAGGCGGCATCGCGGTCGCCCTGGTCAGCGCTTTGCTGGCGGGATTGGGACGCAGCTCACGCGATCCAATCGTGCGGTGGACCTCGATTTTCTACATCGAGACCTTTCGCGGCGTATCGGCGATCGTACTGCTGTACTGGTTCTTTTTCGCGCTGCCGCTGCTGACCGGACTTCGCCTACCGGCGATTCTGGCTGGTATCGTCGTGCTGGGGCTGAACATCGGCGCGTATGGCGCCGAGGTGGTTCGCGCGGCGATTGAATCGGTGCCGCCTGGCCAGCGTCAAGCGGCCAAAGCGCTCAATCTGTCGGCGTGGCAAACGATGCGATACGTGGTGCTGCCGCAAGCGGCGCTCGCGGCGACGCCGCCGCTGGGCAACCTGATGATCGAACTGCTCAAGAGCACGGCGCTCGTTTCGATGATCACGGTGGTCGACCTGACCCAGATGGGGATGTTCCTGCGGACCGAGACGCACCGGTCGCTCGCCATCTTCAGCATGCTGCTGCTGATCTACTTCGTCCTTTCCCAATGCATCGCACTAACGGTCCGACTGGTCGAATGGCGACTCTCGCACGGCCAGGACTATGGAGGAACGCGCTGA